The genomic interval agaagaagaagaagagagaaaaagttactTCCGgtgagaagaaaaaacaaaatatgaagaGGGAAGAGAAATAGGAAAGTAAAAAGATTGAcaggaaaaaaagtaaagttgCCGACCCTCTGACACAACTAACTAAAAGACCAAAAAGACCTCGCATAAACGGACACAAAAGAAGGAAGTAGAGGGATAAAAAAGTAACCACACAATACACATGGAAAATTTACACGGATGGACAAAACCTCACTGCTCATTACTGTAGAAGCGCGATAGGCACTTATTATAAGATAATAGAaatagatgtatatatatatatatatatatatatatgtatgtgtgtgtgtgtatgtgtgtcgCTCGCCATGATACTTCAAAACCTGCGTTCTTTTTTAATGAGATCGTTGGCAAGTTGGTGTCTTGATTCGCCAATTTGATGCTGTATGGGTTTGCCCGCATTAATGCCCCATCTATCAGGAAGTTTCAGAATTTAGCTTGTTGATCCCTAGGAATGAAAGTTGGAAACTTGGAAAACGGACAAAACAGAAGTTAGAGATTTGGCATGTAGTTGTTCATCACGTAGGTAGGACTCGGAGATGAAGCATATCTAATTCTAAGTGTCTTCCTGGCAACactgcaaaaataaaacaatggccatacatatttattattttgcagTGTGATCCCGAAGAATATGGTGCATGCGACTCGGGGTGTAGTGGCGGGCTGATGACCTCTGCATTTGAGTACACCCTCAAGGCAGGTggactagagagagagaaggactATCCTTACACTGGGACTGATCGTGGGACCTGCAAATTTGACAAAAGCAAAATTGTTGCTTCTGTATCTAACTTCAGCGTTGTTTCAATCGATGAAGATCAAATTGCTGCAAATTTGGTGAAGAATGGCCCTCTTGCAAGTAATTACCTTTCTTTGaaacctagtttttttttttttttttttttaacttccacTCTTTAGTATGATGTGTTATATACTGATTTGAGAAGGGGCTAAGAATGATGGAGTGATAGATCTGTATTGATTAATGGTTTTTGTGCCTGCATTTTGCAGTTGGTATCAATGCAGTTTTCATGCAGACATATGTTGGGAAAGTCTCATGCCCATACATCTGCTCCAAGCATTTGGATCACGGGGTGCTTCTGGTGGGTTTCGGGTCTGCCGGTTATGCTCCGATCCGGTTCAAGGAGAAGCCATACTGGATCATAAAGAACTCTTGGGGAGAAAATTGGGGTGAGAATGGATATTACAAGATCTGCAAGGGCCATAATGCATGTGGAGTGGATTCCATGGTTTCAACTGTGGCTGCTATACATACCACCACTGAGTAAATTAAGAAGTTTCATGGCTGCACTCGGTTTATGCGAGTAGAGCACCTgtgaatatgaaaagataatATGCATTAAGACATGGAGTTCCTAGACTTTTATCAGCTCTTAATGCTTCCTTAACTTGTCTAGGTAGATGGTTGTCTTGCACTAGTTTGGTACTTCCATTTTAGAactgtgtttatatatatgcagatttgtttatatatatgcagattCCCTGTAACTTAGTTCATGCTACTGTTGATCAAGTTAAACTTGATGCCATTTAAATGACGATTCGGTGTATGTGCTTGAAACATGCCAATATATAGCAGAATGTGGTTGATTGTAGCATTGGCATTTGCTTGAAACATGCCACAAACTTGTCAAACTCGCCTACCAAAAAAACTCAGCAAACTATGTCATAGCAACAGTAACTCATTCATTAAGTAATTGTTGCAAAAAGAAGTTACAATTCATCTTACAATAGGGTTCACAAACCCTTTTCCCTAAACAATCGCACAACAAACTACAACAGATCAACATCATCCTATCAATAAGAATAGAATAATTGAACATTGATTTGGAGACAAATTGGCATGTTCTCCACTTGGATGCAGAATTCCTACTGATATACATAAACAATGATTTGCGGCCTCATCAGGGAAGGCTCTTTATTACAATGAATAAGCAACTGCTCTTGCTAGCAAGGCAATTGCTCCGTTACCTTTCTAAGATCTACACTTCACGTGAAAGAATTGGCAGATTATCCACCAGCAAATTCAATATGATCAATTTTGTTTCCTATTTTTTAGCCTATGACCAAACTCAAACAGTGCATCATTCATCCTCCTCGCTAAGCAATGCAAATGAAAATGGTTCGAATTTATAACCATCTCCCTGGTAGAACTTGTTCTGGAACTCTACCCAGTGGAGTCGCAAGGCATGTAGGAATGCACTTAGGGTTTCCATCACTAGTAGCACACCAACAGTCGCAAATATAAATACAATGATGCCAACAATAAGAATAATAACATTGTTGTACCTGCAATCATCCGCACATTTGGCACTCACAATCATATTGAAATTCAAGTCATTTTCACCACAAAAAACATGACCAAACAAACTTACCCCCAGGCTAGAAGTAGAACCTTGTCGTAAAAGACACTTGACAACTCCGAGTGAGCTAgactaaaaaagaagaagaaacagacGAGTCAGATGATCAAGACTTGGTACTTCAAAACTAAAGTTGGATAAATTTAAAGAACCAAGGGAGACATAGGTTTTACAATGAATTCATGCAGCGTGAAGACCGTAATAGTTCAGATTTACATTGTcgtagaaaaataatattattattgttataaagattatttttttttataagtaattataaAGATTATATAGGTGCTATTATTATCGTTATTATCAGTGCTATTGTTCTGGGATAAGTTAAATCAACATGGGTTTAATTTTAACCATTCTTTTACAAGGAAAAAGTTCCTTCAGCAAAAATAACTCTGGACAATTTTTTCAAGTTGGTCCGTGCAGCTGCCTTCAACAAAAAACTAACACTTAGCAAGTTTCATTCATATTGCAATGATATATTAAATCCAGCAAACTACCAATAAGCTCTTTCCAATTCACTACCTGAGGGCCCATAATCGTAGATATGAAGCTGTATTGGACACCGCTCCAAGCACAAATTCTATGGTATGTATCATTTGGTGTACGAAGACCTCGCTGAACTCAAACTCCTCATGGTCATGGGAATCATGATGAGGTTCTGTTTCGAAAGGGTCATCAATGCTGTGGAGCAGCGCGTAAGATTGTCCTCGGTGCCTCTGAGGAAAAAGGGGTAAAAAcaagtagaaagaaaaaaaaacaaaagcttaTTGACAAAGAGAAAACAAAGCTGAAAACACATAGGGTAAATTAATTTTTGGGCATACCTCTTGGTGTTGTTTCTTCAAGAGAAAAGGCTTTGGAAACAGCATCCATGGTACAGCAACGAGAGCCAAGAGAAGTAACACAAGCTGGTACAGAAAAAATGGAGATGTCAAAATTAGTTTTGTCTTTTACAGGACAAGACAATTTCAGCACAATGCTTATAAAAAGGATATTTAAACCTGAAGGGACTTCTGGCCAACGAAAAGCTGATTTTCCCCGAGATCATCCGTAGGACTGAGGAACATGTATATCATCACATGATAAAGATCAGCTTGCGAGCCAGTGCACCATTTCACAATAATGAGGAGTGAAAGGTAGCCAAACAGgctgtttaaaaatattatctggGGAACAAATTGGTACCTAAACAAATCCACTGTTAATAACACAACGCTAAATAATCGTCATTACAATATTATCCAAGTATACAACAAAACACATTCTTCATGAGTTAGATAATCAACTATAGAgtggaagagagggagagagagactgtTCATCTAATTAAGGATTCAGATATGCATGATGCATGGAAGGATCAACTTGAGCAATATAGCATACCAGATATTTAGGTCATCTCCAAAGAATTTTGCATTAAAGTAACTCAATGCAATTCCAAGATTCATCTGGGCTACTCCCAGTAGAATTgacatcttcatcttcaaagaGTTGAGAAATGGCAACTCACTACGGGTACCATGCCACTTAGGGTCCACGCCAAATGGATACGTGTCCCACACCTTTATTAAGCCCACAGTAGAAGCGTCACTGTGACAAAATGTAAATAAGTTAACAGGGagaaattttttacaaatatgatGAGTATTTCGTATTAGTTCGGTACCTGCACGATGGATCACGACATCCGTAGGCAGAGAGCCCAAATAGTTCAAATGGGACTGAGAAGAACTCATTATATATCAATCCTGTGTAGATTGAGAACAATGCCATCATCAAGATAACATAACGGCCGCCAAAAGTCATTTCTATGATGTCTCCAAGTTTCTGTTGTTAACACAATGAAGTCAGCTTAActgaaacagttttttttttataagtagcttAACTGAAACAGTTACAACGGAAGAACAGAGTTTACAGTCAACTATCAAGACATGCAGCAACTACCTGACTGGAAAATTTCTTCTCTCTGACTATGAAGTATAATGTTGCCAGCAACAAGCATATACCATGGCCCCAATCACCAAACATAACAGCAAAAAGGAAAGGGAATGTGATTATTGTGTATACACCAGGATTCGCTTCCTGATATTTGGCAACACTGCAATAATATTGCACCAGTTATGTCCCCCAATACATTTGGGTCAGAAGCTTGTAACCCATCCAATGAAGGGTATCTATGAGAACAGTGAGATGTAAAAGTTTCAAATTCAAGCTTTCTtcacatatcaaatttaaaatacattaccttttcgaaaaagaaaatacagaaggaaaaatgcaaaaataaagtGAGAAGAGAAATACGCATTGGTTCATCACAACATAGACCTAAAATCTTTGGGGGAAAATTAAATGGAAAGATTAATGAGATTGATGGGTAATATATGGAAAAGTGTCAAAAGTAGAAGACTCAACTAGGAAGTCCTCCATTATacttatatcatatattatctGGCAAGTAATAAATAGGACACGGCATCACCATCAAACCAATAACCTTTTACTAAACAATGTTTTACAGTTAATAAATGCGTTAAAGCAAAGGTTATATATCATGGTTATTTCTCAAGGAAA from Juglans microcarpa x Juglans regia isolate MS1-56 chromosome 4S, Jm3101_v1.0, whole genome shotgun sequence carries:
- the LOC121262839 gene encoding V-type proton ATPase subunit a3-like; translated protein: MGEGGCWSTMDLLRSEPMQLVQLIIPIESAYRTISYLGDLGLFQFKDLNAEKSPFQRTYASQIKRCGEMARRLRFFREQMKKAGLSSSSRFRSNDIDLDNLEVKLGELEAELLEINANNEKLRHSYNELSEYKLVLQKAGEFFHSAQSSAAAQQSELEVQQTGEGSIDSPLLLEQEMTTDPSKQVKLGFVSGLVPREKSMAFEMILFRATRGNVFLKQAVVEHPVIDPVSGEKVEKNVFVIFYSGERAKSKILKICEAFGANRYPFADDLGKQFQTISEVSGGLSELTVTIDAGLLHRNNLLQTIGYEYEQWNLQVKKEKSIYHTLNMLSFDVTKKCLVGEGWCPVFATKQIQNALQQATFDSNSQVGAIFQVLHTKESPPTYFCTNKFTSSFQEIVDAYGVAKYQEANPGVYTIITFPFLFAVMFGDWGHGICLLLATLYFIVREKKFSSQKLGDIIEMTFGGRYVILMMALFSIYTGLIYNEFFSVPFELFGLSAYGCRDPSCSDASTVGLIKVWDTYPFGVDPKWHGTRSELPFLNSLKMKMSILLGVAQMNLGIALSYFNAKFFGDDLNIWYQFVPQIIFLNSLFGYLSLLIIVKWCTGSQADLYHVMIYMFLSPTDDLGENQLFVGQKSLQLVLLLLALVAVPWMLFPKPFLLKKQHQERHRGQSYALLHSIDDPFETEPHHDSHDHEEFEFSEVFVHQMIHTIEFVLGAVSNTASYLRLWALSLAHSELSSVFYDKVLLLAWGYNNVIILIVGIIVFIFATVGVLLVMETLSAFLHALRLHWVEFQNKFYQGDGYKFEPFSFALLSEEDE